In Sardina pilchardus chromosome 8, fSarPil1.1, whole genome shotgun sequence, a genomic segment contains:
- the LOC134088996 gene encoding arrestin domain-containing protein 3-like isoform X2, producing the protein MSQTIKKISVTYDAVNPSNTFTNGDLIHGRVTVEVAKDTKIDSLLIKFKAKAFVRWTEHHGTGHHGTGHHGKGTVTYWDKEKYFTSEQYFIKEVKDDFAPGLLKNASGQPYCDVVAPGTHVYPFAFQVPQQTLPASFKGEWGYVGYFLVTKLSRSMRLSSKDKVEIHYIPKPVITDPALMIPQDGTKDKRMKLFTSGNVSFSIHTDRMGYSLGEGIKVVAEVQNSSSRDLKPKYCLYSKHSFFARGKRRLSTHDIVKVEGEPIAQSTHQTITKILTIPPSLTMSILDCRILKVEYRLKVYLDVPYASDPEITFPIVIIPPAPAKGDFAPPAPSTGFGGYWNPGQEGWNSAPYTAPPGPSAAFAPFAPAAPSAPSAPAAAPPPSYESYALYPPLPN; encoded by the exons ATGTCGCAAACTATTAAGAAGATTTCAGTTACCTACGATGCCGTGAATCCCAGCAACACTTTCACCAACGGAGATTTAATACACGGACGAGTTACCGTTGAAGTAGCAAAGGACACGAAAATAGACAGCCTTCTCATTAAATTTAAAGCCAAAGCGTTCGTACGTTGGACCGAGCATCACGGGACCGGGCATCACGGGACCGGGCATCACGGGAAAGGAACAGTCACATACTGGGACAAGGAGAAGTACTTCACGTCCGAGCAATATTTCATAAAGGAAGTCAAAG ATGACTTTGCCCCAGGTCTGTTGAAAAATGCATCTGGACAGCCCT ATTGTGACGTTGTTGCCCCTGGAACTCATGTGTACCCATTCGCTTTTCAGGTCCCACAGCA GACTCTCCCAGCATCCTTTAAAGGTGAATGGGGATATGTTGGTTACTTCTTGGTGACAAAACTGAGCAGGTCAATGCGACTCTCAAGCAAAGACAAAGTGGAGATCCACTATATTCCAAAGCCAGTCATTACAGATCCAGCTCTTATG ATACCCCAGGATGGTACAAAAGACAAGCGGATGAAACTGTTTACCTCTGGAAATGTGTCATTCAGTATCCACACAGACAGAATGGGCTACTCTTTGG GAGAAGGAATTAAGGTTGTGGCCGAAGTTCAGAACAGCTCCTCGCGGGACCTCAAACCAAAGTACTGCCTTTACTCTAAGCACAGTTTCTTTGCACGGGGCAAAAGGAGGTTGAGCACTCATGATATAGTGAAAGTGGAAGGAGAGCCCATTGCGCAATCCACACATCAAACCATAACCAAAATCCTCACCATCCCACCAAGTCTCACCATGTCCATCCTTGACTGTAGGATCCTGAAGGTTGAATACAGACTCAAG GTCTACCTTGATGTTCCATATGCCTCTGACCCCGAGATCACATTTCCTATTGTCATTATTCCGCCGGCGCCAGCCAAGGGAGACTTTGCTCCACCAGCTCCATCTACTGGGTTTGGGGGTTATTGGAACCCTGGCCAAGAAGGGTGGAACAGCGCCCCATACACTGCTCCTCCTGGTCCCTCTGCTGCTTTTGCTCCttttgctcctgctgctccttctgctccctctgctcctgccgctgctcctcctccatcctatGAGTCCTATGCACTGTATCCTCCATTACCTAATTAG
- the LOC134089707 gene encoding arrestin domain-containing protein 3-like, which produces MSQTVKKFSVTYDAINDSNTFTNGDINCCKMLCDHTYVVLLKTEEGQPYCHVIAPGTHVYPFTFQFPPTIFPASIKVLHGYVQYFLEAKLSRSMKIPNKAATELRYMPKPDLTIPGLMTPQHGMTDKKMKLFTSGNVSFSMQTERMGYYLGENIKIILEVQNSSSRTLKTKYSLNEKLTYHAMGRRDVGFHVIQKEEGEPIPPSTKQTLTKVLTIPPSANVSIFNCKVLKVEHHLKVYLDVPYATDPEIVVPIVILPILPTRDLSAPPQPNTGFEGYSNPGQAGWGNTPYTAPPPAYESYGAYPPYPPYPN; this is translated from the exons ATGTCGCAGACTGTCAAAAAGTTTTCAGTTACCTACGATGCCATAAATGACAGCAACACCTTTACCAACGGCGATATAAACTGCTGCAAAATGCTCTGTGATCACACAT ATGTAGTTCTGTTGAAAACTGAAGAAGGGCAGCCCT ACTGCCATGTAATTGCCCCTGGGACTCATGTTTATCCATTCACATTTCAGTTTCCCCCAAC GATTTTCCCAGCCTCTATTAAAGTGTTGCATGGATATGTTCAGTACTTCTTGGAGGCTAAATTGAGCAGGTCAATGAAAATCCCAAACAAAGCAGCAACAGAATTACGCTACATGCCAAAGCCGGACTTGACCATTCCAGGTCTCATG acccCACAACATGGCATGACTGACAAAAAGATGAAACTCTTCACCTCTGGGAATGTTTCATTCAGTATGCAAACAGAGAGAATGGGCTACTATTTGG GAGAAAACATTAAGATTATTTTAGAGGTTCAGAACAGCTCGTCTCGTACCCTCAAAACCAAGTACAGTCTCAACGAGAAGCTCACCTACCATGCAATGGGCAGAAGGGATGTAGGCTTCCATGTAATACAGAAAGAAGAAGGAGAGCCCATTCCGCCTTCCACAAAACAAACCCTCACCAAAGTCCTCACCATCCCACCAAGCGCCAACGTATCCATCTTTAACTGTAAGGTCCTGAAAGTTGAGCACCACCTCAAG GTCTATCTTGACGTACCATATGCCACTGACCCAGAGATTGTGGTTCCAATTGTCATTCTGCCGATTCTCCCAACCAGGGACCTGTCAGCTCCTCCACAGCCCAATACTGGGTTTGAGGGTTATTCCAACCCTGGCCAAGCAGGATGGGGCAACACTCCCTACACTGCTCCTCCACCTGCTTATGAGTCCTATGGGGCTTATCCCCCATATCCCCCATATCCGAACTGA
- the LOC134088996 gene encoding arrestin domain-containing protein 3-like isoform X1 codes for MSQTIKKISVTYDAVNPSNTFTNGDLIHGRVTVEVAKDTKIDSLLIKFKAKAFVRWTEHHGTGHHGTGHHGKGTVTYWDKEKYFTSEQYFIKEVKGNDDFAPGLLKNASGQPYCDVVAPGTHVYPFAFQVPQQTLPASFKGEWGYVGYFLVTKLSRSMRLSSKDKVEIHYIPKPVITDPALMIPQDGTKDKRMKLFTSGNVSFSIHTDRMGYSLGEGIKVVAEVQNSSSRDLKPKYCLYSKHSFFARGKRRLSTHDIVKVEGEPIAQSTHQTITKILTIPPSLTMSILDCRILKVEYRLKVYLDVPYASDPEITFPIVIIPPAPAKGDFAPPAPSTGFGGYWNPGQEGWNSAPYTAPPGPSAAFAPFAPAAPSAPSAPAAAPPPSYESYALYPPLPN; via the exons ATGTCGCAAACTATTAAGAAGATTTCAGTTACCTACGATGCCGTGAATCCCAGCAACACTTTCACCAACGGAGATTTAATACACGGACGAGTTACCGTTGAAGTAGCAAAGGACACGAAAATAGACAGCCTTCTCATTAAATTTAAAGCCAAAGCGTTCGTACGTTGGACCGAGCATCACGGGACCGGGCATCACGGGACCGGGCATCACGGGAAAGGAACAGTCACATACTGGGACAAGGAGAAGTACTTCACGTCCGAGCAATATTTCATAAAGGAAGTCAAAGGCAACG ATGACTTTGCCCCAGGTCTGTTGAAAAATGCATCTGGACAGCCCT ATTGTGACGTTGTTGCCCCTGGAACTCATGTGTACCCATTCGCTTTTCAGGTCCCACAGCA GACTCTCCCAGCATCCTTTAAAGGTGAATGGGGATATGTTGGTTACTTCTTGGTGACAAAACTGAGCAGGTCAATGCGACTCTCAAGCAAAGACAAAGTGGAGATCCACTATATTCCAAAGCCAGTCATTACAGATCCAGCTCTTATG ATACCCCAGGATGGTACAAAAGACAAGCGGATGAAACTGTTTACCTCTGGAAATGTGTCATTCAGTATCCACACAGACAGAATGGGCTACTCTTTGG GAGAAGGAATTAAGGTTGTGGCCGAAGTTCAGAACAGCTCCTCGCGGGACCTCAAACCAAAGTACTGCCTTTACTCTAAGCACAGTTTCTTTGCACGGGGCAAAAGGAGGTTGAGCACTCATGATATAGTGAAAGTGGAAGGAGAGCCCATTGCGCAATCCACACATCAAACCATAACCAAAATCCTCACCATCCCACCAAGTCTCACCATGTCCATCCTTGACTGTAGGATCCTGAAGGTTGAATACAGACTCAAG GTCTACCTTGATGTTCCATATGCCTCTGACCCCGAGATCACATTTCCTATTGTCATTATTCCGCCGGCGCCAGCCAAGGGAGACTTTGCTCCACCAGCTCCATCTACTGGGTTTGGGGGTTATTGGAACCCTGGCCAAGAAGGGTGGAACAGCGCCCCATACACTGCTCCTCCTGGTCCCTCTGCTGCTTTTGCTCCttttgctcctgctgctccttctgctccctctgctcctgccgctgctcctcctccatcctatGAGTCCTATGCACTGTATCCTCCATTACCTAATTAG